From Natronincola ferrireducens, the proteins below share one genomic window:
- a CDS encoding AGE family epimerase/isomerase, whose product MIKSETYNFYVSQIEEDFVPYWSKFVDRENGGIFNCINNFGDKKLSDHKFTWSQGRYLWILGKIYDLSQKNILTKIDYNDIKFQMDKTYEFISKYAIYDNKCCYLLDAVGNKLIDEKTNRYDASIFADCFALIGMVQYVKSLHKVELVDEVRNLYESIVDRIESGKFLTEPYPIPPNYKVHSIPMILLNTTYEYIKMLQRMHLQHTKEINYGLKQIDTILVEFHRDGLIREHVSTDENYETRMLDRHINPGHTLECMWFVIEFLKEFGDIHKYLPSIINIAQKNFDLGWDKKHGGLFRFVDRDGIAPHGKMGDSDFEILIENTHDMKLWWPHSEMLYVFLLIYEVTQDKRMLENYEKAYEYTFKTFPNREIGEWIQIRKRDGSPEERLVALPVKDPFHILRNFIKIVELYEMR is encoded by the coding sequence ATGATAAAAAGTGAAACCTATAATTTCTACGTGTCACAAATAGAAGAGGACTTTGTGCCTTATTGGAGTAAATTTGTTGACAGAGAAAATGGTGGAATATTTAATTGTATTAATAACTTTGGAGACAAAAAACTAAGTGACCATAAATTTACTTGGTCCCAAGGACGTTATTTATGGATTCTAGGAAAAATCTATGATTTAAGTCAAAAAAATATTCTTACTAAAATTGATTACAATGATATAAAATTTCAAATGGATAAAACCTATGAATTTATAAGTAAATATGCTATTTATGATAATAAGTGCTGTTATTTATTAGATGCCGTTGGGAATAAGCTAATCGATGAAAAAACCAACAGATATGATGCAAGTATTTTTGCTGATTGCTTTGCATTGATTGGTATGGTTCAATATGTAAAGTCACTACATAAGGTAGAACTTGTAGATGAAGTAAGAAATCTCTATGAAAGTATTGTTGACAGGATTGAATCAGGAAAATTTTTAACAGAACCTTACCCAATACCCCCAAATTATAAAGTCCACTCTATTCCAATGATATTGTTAAATACAACCTATGAGTATATAAAAATGCTCCAAAGGATGCATCTACAACATACAAAAGAAATTAATTATGGCCTGAAGCAAATAGACACTATCCTTGTAGAGTTTCACCGAGATGGGTTGATTCGTGAACATGTTTCAACGGATGAAAACTATGAAACTCGTATGCTAGATAGACATATAAATCCAGGACATACATTAGAATGTATGTGGTTTGTCATTGAGTTCCTAAAAGAGTTTGGGGATATACATAAATATCTACCCAGTATCATAAATATAGCACAAAAAAACTTTGATTTAGGTTGGGATAAAAAACATGGTGGATTATTTAGATTTGTAGATAGGGATGGAATAGCACCCCATGGTAAGATGGGGGACAGTGATTTTGAGATCTTGATTGAAAACACCCATGATATGAAGTTATGGTGGCCTCATTCAGAAATGTTATATGTTTTTCTTCTAATTTATGAAGTGACACAGGACAAAAGAATGTTAGAGAACTATGAAAAGGCTTATGAATATACCTTTAAAACATTCCCCAATAGGGAAATAGGCGAGTGGATACAGATTCGGAAGCGAGATGGTTCTCCCGAAGAGAGATTGGTAGCCCTACCCGTTAAAGATCCTTTTCATATTTTAAGAAACTTTATTAAAATCGTAGAGCTTTATGAAATGAGGTAA
- a CDS encoding neutral/alkaline non-lysosomal ceramidase N-terminal domain-containing protein codes for MYLGVSKMIITPPHPVRLCGYGNRIGTFKDVKEDIYLRIQIHSNAEKTIVFIYGDVLWWGSDFVAEIKPKLEGKFHLQQEDVFFVASHNHSGPPTSKKFTNTLETYDENYTNFLKEKIFEGIRVAFNNMEEVTGKLHTGTSRLNVFRRLKVGEKIMMAPNYKIDADHGLTIIGLYRKNQSLKGMIVHYPCHANISNENDIQPDYPGVALRMLDQKFANSVSIFLQGCTGDLRPNTVLGDKFSPGSYESVVKFARSFYEDCLKTMDEDKGVSLKFILKTSKKEVKLSQENFKKEEEIKKLLHSDIALEKEWAEQIIEKKNRDYEVLEINKISYANEISFLTFNAEISQYYSEFVKSLDKKIISIAYTNGMVGYICTNEQIVEGGYEPKESALYFALSGTYKPEIEEVIHNSIKELL; via the coding sequence ATGTATTTAGGTGTATCAAAAATGATAATAACTCCCCCTCATCCAGTACGGCTATGTGGTTATGGAAATCGAATAGGTACTTTTAAAGACGTAAAAGAGGATATTTATTTACGGATACAAATTCATAGTAATGCTGAGAAAACAATTGTGTTTATTTATGGGGATGTACTTTGGTGGGGTTCTGATTTTGTGGCAGAAATAAAACCAAAGTTAGAGGGAAAATTTCATCTGCAGCAGGAAGATGTTTTCTTTGTCGCTTCCCATAACCATTCAGGACCTCCTACGAGTAAAAAATTTACCAATACACTGGAAACCTATGATGAAAATTATACTAATTTTTTAAAAGAAAAGATATTTGAGGGGATCAGGGTAGCTTTCAACAATATGGAAGAAGTTACAGGAAAGTTGCACACTGGAACATCACGTTTAAATGTTTTTCGACGACTTAAGGTTGGGGAGAAAATAATGATGGCTCCTAACTATAAAATAGATGCTGATCATGGATTAACAATCATTGGTTTATATAGAAAAAACCAATCCTTGAAAGGTATGATTGTCCACTATCCATGCCATGCAAATATCTCAAATGAAAATGATATACAACCAGATTATCCGGGAGTGGCCCTTAGAATGTTAGATCAAAAATTTGCAAATAGTGTATCAATTTTCTTGCAAGGATGTACAGGAGATTTAAGGCCAAATACTGTGCTGGGGGATAAATTTTCCCCCGGCTCTTATGAAAGTGTAGTAAAATTTGCTCGATCATTTTATGAAGATTGTCTAAAGACTATGGATGAAGACAAAGGTGTATCGCTGAAATTCATCTTAAAAACTTCTAAAAAAGAAGTTAAATTATCCCAAGAAAATTTTAAAAAAGAAGAAGAGATAAAAAAATTATTACATTCAGATATAGCTTTAGAGAAGGAATGGGCTGAACAGATAATAGAAAAAAAGAATAGGGACTATGAAGTTTTAGAAATAAATAAAATTAGTTATGCCAATGAAATTTCTTTTTTAACCTTTAATGCTGAAATTTCTCAATATTATTCTGAGTTTGTAAAATCTCTTGATAAAAAGATTATTTCTATTGCCTATACCAATGGAATGGTAGGGTATATATGTACCAACGAGCAGATTGTAGAAGGGGGTTACGAGCCAAAGGAATCAGCTCTTTATTTTGCATTATCAGGAACATATAAACCAGAAATAGAGGAAGTAATCCATAATAGCATTAAAGAATTACTTTAG
- a CDS encoding sugar isomerase domain-containing protein — protein MKSGFVMDAYYKEIIRILDDIHNNEKERILEVAYVIAEHIKKDRLVYIWGPGGHSNLAAMEIFFRAGGLMHINAILNTETMLSEGALKSMYVERMPGYGKVVINDYGIGEGDLIIVVNAYGINSATIDAALEAKSRGAIVIGISSHEHANNTPKDHVARHPSKFNLHEIVDYTVDCKVKVGDAVIKLPDFQQKIGALSTFANAYVLNCIVIEAINMMVKDGIKPPVWMSGNAQGGDEWNNQFIDRFKNKIRVL, from the coding sequence ATGAAAAGTGGTTTTGTAATGGATGCTTATTACAAAGAAATTATACGCATTCTAGATGATATTCATAATAATGAAAAAGAAAGAATTCTTGAAGTTGCCTATGTAATTGCTGAACATATAAAAAAAGACAGACTAGTGTACATTTGGGGACCTGGAGGCCATTCCAACCTTGCAGCTATGGAGATTTTTTTCCGTGCGGGAGGTCTTATGCATATTAATGCCATATTAAATACAGAAACGATGTTAAGTGAAGGCGCTTTAAAGTCTATGTATGTAGAGCGTATGCCAGGATACGGTAAAGTTGTTATTAACGATTATGGCATTGGTGAAGGAGATTTAATTATTGTTGTCAATGCCTATGGCATTAACTCTGCAACGATTGATGCAGCTTTGGAAGCAAAATCTAGAGGTGCTATTGTAATCGGTATTAGCTCCCATGAACATGCAAACAATACACCTAAAGATCATGTTGCACGGCACCCATCTAAATTTAATCTACATGAAATTGTAGATTATACCGTTGATTGTAAAGTTAAGGTTGGAGACGCCGTAATCAAACTACCTGATTTTCAACAAAAAATTGGGGCATTAAGCACTTTTGCCAATGCCTATGTATTAAACTGCATTGTCATCGAAGCTATTAATATGATGGTAAAGGATGGAATAAAACCTCCTGTTTGGATGAGTGGCAATGCACAAGGTGGGGATGAATGGAATAACCAGTTTATAGATCGATTCAAAAACAAGATAAGGGTGCTTTAA